In Allomuricauda ruestringensis DSM 13258, the following proteins share a genomic window:
- a CDS encoding helix-turn-helix domain-containing protein: protein MPNSDDFRVKRIQKMLLEMAKGNFFYSIEPSDKNDNIASLVVLLNMVSEEIRAAFIHQGFANAHHTPQCVIQLSLILDGHGQIELVTNGTCSLLSYLPKDLIGTYITEFMTEKSRERWTKKLSKHLKRERSETVLFLEFITKNGLLLAKDCQISVYQALDGSGQKILLNTVFFSKGEPFETGLPKKTLKVTKGTKEHKVTLTPKDIQIIRGVHDAIINNLDKDLPSLKELAHQEGTNEYKLKYGFKQVYGTTIFRFLIQERLRMARTLILHSTHTIKQIVQMTGFKSKTHFSRAFKDKYGRSPSELRS from the coding sequence ATGCCAAACAGTGATGACTTTAGGGTAAAACGAATACAAAAGATGCTCTTGGAAATGGCCAAGGGCAATTTCTTCTATTCCATTGAACCTTCGGATAAGAATGACAATATTGCCTCTCTGGTGGTCCTGCTGAACATGGTCAGTGAAGAAATCAGGGCTGCCTTTATCCACCAAGGTTTTGCCAACGCACACCATACTCCACAGTGTGTCATCCAACTGTCTCTTATCTTGGATGGTCACGGTCAAATTGAATTGGTCACCAACGGAACCTGCTCCCTATTATCCTATCTCCCCAAGGACCTTATTGGAACGTATATCACCGAATTCATGACTGAAAAGTCCCGGGAAAGATGGACCAAAAAGTTGTCCAAACACCTGAAAAGAGAGCGATCTGAAACGGTATTGTTCCTGGAATTCATTACGAAAAATGGTCTTTTGCTGGCCAAGGATTGTCAAATATCGGTCTACCAGGCATTGGATGGGAGCGGTCAAAAAATCCTATTGAACACGGTTTTCTTTTCCAAAGGGGAACCTTTTGAAACGGGACTTCCCAAAAAGACACTTAAAGTGACCAAGGGCACCAAGGAACACAAGGTCACCTTGACCCCAAAAGATATCCAGATCATCCGTGGTGTCCATGACGCGATCATCAACAATCTGGACAAGGACCTTCCCTCCTTAAAGGAGTTGGCGCATCAAGAGGGCACCAATGAGTACAAGTTGAAATATGGGTTCAAACAAGTGTACGGCACGACCATTTTTCGGTTTTTGATTCAGGAACGTCTTAGAATGGCTAGGACCCTTATCCTGCACAGTACGCATACTATAAAGCAAATTGTTCAAATGACAGGCTTTAAGAGCAAGACCCATTTTTCAAGGGCATTCAAGGATAAATATGGGCGTTCCCCAAGCGAGTTACGGTCGTAA